From Aedes albopictus strain Foshan chromosome 1, AalbF5, whole genome shotgun sequence, one genomic window encodes:
- the LOC109422006 gene encoding cytoplasmic dynein 1 light intermediate chain 1: MVLFLYFYRSAILSEVQTQSSTKLPSNKSVLVLGDNASGKTTLIAKLQGVEDPKKGSGLEYAYIDVRDEYRDDVTRLGVWILDGDPGHTNLLKYALNESNYAHTLVILTLSMTTPWSWVDQLEHWIKMLDDHIAGLKIDPEERQQCRQRLVTVWQSYCDTIDELDPGSPIKRTNRLSSVDDDLDALPLPEGVLTTNLGLDVVVVVTKTDYMTTLEKELDYRDEHFDFMQQWIRRFCLVYGASLFYTSVKEDKNCDLLYKYLTHRIYGLPFRTPALIVEKDAVLIPAGWDNMKKINILYENMQSCKPDDYYNDIIAQPPSRKTVSNREIEVQTEEEQAFLSRQLQLLQQGQTPTRGESPMRSQNSAGKTSPRTPGSAGAQGSPKKVDGKLNPGTPSGEGVLANFFNSLLHKKSGSPAAAPSLAGGTGVSPRATNGAGDALVTASEKISMRTDAAMELDRLTRSVKKDLDFPAQTDC, translated from the exons ATGGTTCTATTTCTCTACTTCTACAGGTCAGCGATTCTCAGCGAAGTACAAACACAGAGCAGTACCAAACTTCCCTCAAATAAATCAGTGCTCGTGCTGGGTGACAATGCGAGCGGCAAAACGACACTGATTGCAAAGCTGCAAGGCGTAGAGGATCCCAAAAAGGGTTCCGGCCTTGAGTATGCCTACATAGACGTTCGGGACGAATACCGAGATG ACGTCACCCGGCTCGGAGTGTGGATACTGGATGGCGATCCCGGGCACACCAACCTGCTCAAGTACGCACTGAACGAATCCAACTACGCACACACACTGGTTATTCTGACGCTATCGATGACGACACCGTGGAGCTGGGTGGACCAGCTCGAGCACTGGATCAAGATGCTGGACGATCACATAGCGGGGCTGAAAATTGATCCGG AGGAACGACAACAGTGCCGCCAGAGGCTGGTAACGGTGTGGCAGAGCTATTGCGACACGATCGACGAACTGGACCCCGGGTCCCCCATTAAGCGAACCAATCGTCTCTCGTCGGTGGACGATGACCTGGACGCGCTTCCCCTGCCCGAAGGTGTACTAACGACCAATTTGGGCTTAGATGTAGTAGTTGTTGTAACGAAA ACCGACTATATGACCACCCTGGAGAAGGAGCTCGACTACCGGGATGAGCACTTTGACTTCATGCAGCAGTGGATCCGTCGGTTCTGTCTGGTGTACGGGGCGTCACTGTTCTACACCAGCGTGAAGGAGGACAAAAACTGCGACCTGCTCTACAAATACCTAACGCATCGAATCTACGGCTTACCGTTCCGTACACCGGCGCTCATCGTCGAGAAGGATGCCGTTCTAAT ACCCGCTGGCTGGGACAATATGAAGAAAATCAACATATTGTACGAAAACATGCAATCGTGTAAACCGGATGATTACTACAATGATATTATTGCACAACCGCCTTCAAGAAAG ACTGTGTCCAATCGCGAGATTGAAGTTCAGACCGAGGAGGAGCAGGCATTCCTCAGCCGGCAGTTGCAGCTGTTGCAGCAGGGCCAGACGCCGACGCGCGGCGAGTCGCCGATGCGGTCGCAGAACAGTGCGGGCAAAACGTCCCCGCGGACACCCGGGTCGGCCGGTGCGCAAGGATCTCCGAAAAAG GTCGACGGCAAGCTCAACCCAGGCACCCCCAGCGGCGAGGGCGTCCTGGCGAACTTCTTCAACTCGTTGCTGCATAAAAAGTCCGGCTCGCCGGCGGCCGCGCCCAGTTTAGCGGGGGGTACCGGCGTATCGCCGCGGGCGACCAACGGGGCCGGCGACGCACTAGTGACGGCCAGCGAGAAAATTTCCATGCGAACTGACGCTGCCATGGAGTTGGACCGTTTGACGCGTAGCGTCAAGAAGGACCTCGACTTTCCAGCACAGACCGATTGTTAA